The stretch of DNA AGCCATTGCAATTGGTTCATTACCTTAAAAAATAGAGCTAGCCAGGCCACTCCCTTGATAACATTCCAACAAGTATGTCTTTGTAAAATTCTTTGTGTAAGAACTGAAACTATGTGCCTTTGTGTAGTTCTTCCTTGATTGCATTTTATTTCATAGATACACAAATCCTTTATATGTAAACAATGCACGCTAATTGTTCCTGTTGATCTCTATACACAAGGGTATGGTATCATTAGTAGAAGAcctagaaaaaaattaaaacaagaaaaagaaatgtctGAAATGGAGCCAAATCATTGTGGAACCACCAACTCCAAAACTGATTAACATCAAATGCATATAACCAACTAGGTAGACTTTGCAAATGCCAGCTTCAACTTCGTCTAGGTATCCATTAATTACCTTTACCTTCGTGATGCATAAAAAGATCATTCATGAGTCATGAAATGACAGGCTGTGATAGGTCCAACAAAAGGACCTGGAGAGGACAACCAGATTAATGGAGTCAAACtcatataaaatatgaaaaaaaaaaatcttaatgatTAAAGGGGTCAAAGTGTTGCATATACTAAATGAGAAAAAGCACATTATTCGTATCTTTTGATTGTGACTACCAATATTTCCCAAATTTCGGCTATCATATGTAAACCATACAAACTTCCTTTTCAGTAGTGTTAGGCATTGTTCTGCAAGTAGAGAAGATTTTCTCTGTAGTGCACATATGTACCATGCCTAAACTGCTTTACTATCAAGCAGAATATTATTTGATTCTAAGGCACCTAGCTAGTCCAAATCACATCAGAGTACACAATTATACAAAATGGAGAATCTGAAACTACATCCTACTTACGATGGCTTTTCAATTTCGCCTGCTGCATTGATCAGCCTAAGCCAGTTTTCTgaacaaaactaaattaacaagaTCTCCTAAAAGAGATAATACATTAGACGCTGCTGCAAGTTATTATGTATtcttggtgtgtgtgtgtgtgtattgtgCTCGAGCAGTTATTTTATGCTTTGTGATAGAAAAACCAAGACAGTGAAACCAGTGCAGGGCTAggatcaaaattttcattttgatgtATCGTTTCAGTcagctcaaaaaagaaaatgatctaCAAATATTTCGATGACTGCTGGatatctaattattttaaaaatgtgttGTAGAGTTTCAACATATTGTATTATGCTTCTCTGGGAGTCTTAGAACTTTGTTGTTTCACTATTGTTTCCATGTTGGTCACCTAGGAAATAGAAATGTTAATTTCTTCCTTTCAATAGAAAAGAAGCCATATTTTGTTCCTTAAAGAAACGATAATATCATAAAAGGTTGATATTTTTCTTGTTATAATTATCATCACGTTGaatgattttaaagaaaatgtgaTCATGTATAGAGATAAAtagatatttagaatttatgtgACAAATTTCacccaacaaaataaaaaatttgtgatTATTGTTGTATGGTGAATGGTGATGTTGAATCGTAAGTTTTTAACCATAAAGCAGCCAAGCAATGACCCATGTCACTAAAAAACATGCATTCCTTAATtaaacaaatgaaaagaaaacgtCACAGGACAACTTAAAGACAGATGTATTTCACTTACATTTGTCGGCTGGAAGGGTCCAAAAGAACATGACTCATTCACATAAAGAAGTACAAATTTGCAAGTGGAAAGTACAGTAGAATCTGGTTTTAGGACATTTACTTGGCGCAAGACTCAGGCCAACAGAACTGATATTTGTTATATTCTAACCCCCTGAACCATTTAATATGATTTGTCAGGACCAATTCATTTAAATAGTGGCATTTCAGCACTATGAAAAGTCGTTGACGGTCAAATATCGAAGTTTAAAATGGTGACTgtgattcaaaaataaatttatagtaagTGTAACAAATGCACTCCGTTGATTTTGTTTCCAATACCAATTTTATATTGggaagagacaaaaaaaaataatatataataaataaaaatgaagacaAACAGATAGTTAAGTAACATCAACAAGAAGCATCCAATATAATGCGAAAGATTATCAAAGAAATCACTTTATGATTAACATTCTTTTATAATACGACTTTCAAATGGTTGATCcttcaaatatgtaataaatataattttttttatttttttgcattaattcttaaatttttaatcttgttaaaatttaattttctttaaaaattctatcTGATTCTATCAGaaaactattatattataaatatataaaataaaaacaaaaaaacagcaGTTGTCATGAACCATCGCTTAGCATTTTGAAGATTCTATacaaatatatgcatatacataatTTCACATATATGGATCCGGTGATGGGTTCATCTACTACTGGGTCATTTGCAGTGGTCAACGACAACGACAGTAACCATTAGTAACTGATATTTCtatgcttttttattttttttagtttatatatctagcacatcataattattttacaaaaattttaataaaaaattaaattgtaacaaGATTAAAACTTTAATGATtgctataaaataaattaaagtattAAAGATTAACATTTTAAGAAGAATAAAGTTTAAGAGCTAACAATTTCATTTACcctaatataaataaagtgatgaTTTCTAGTTTATTGAATTATTAGGCGGGCTCCTGAAGGTTATAAATATCGATGGAGACGTGAGGCAGATATTACAGTGTTGAcaactctctctcactctccctcGATGTCTCTCACCCTTTGAACTTAATTTGTGATCTCCTTCAAACAACGGGATCTCCCAGTCTTCTCTTTAATTTGCTAGGCATGGCCTACATCAAACTCCTCTATGCCTGTGCTATTCTTCTTGTTATAAGTGCATGCCACGAAATTCTCTGGACTGAGGGAAGACAGCTAAAAGCAATGGGAAAAGAGGAGCAAAGGAAAACAGAGATGCACGGCAGCCAGGATATCAACTCAAACCAAAACCAGGAAGGTCATCatcttcaaaataattttccaacACGGTTAGGTAATGCTGCTTCAATCAACCATGTTGTCAATGTCGCAGGAGAGAAATATATTCACCCAATTGTGATACTTGATAAAAGTTCTGGATTTGACAATACATTTGCAGCAAACAAAGATGATTTTAGGCCTACAGCACCAGGTAGCAGCCCTGGTGTTGGGCATTCTTTTGCAGGACAAGAAGACAAAACACAAAGGAAAGGCAGTGGTGTCAGCCAGTTCATGGCAGGGAGTATAAGGGATTTCCAACCCACAATACAAGGTCACAGCCCTGGTATTGGGCATCTTCCCAAAGCACAAATGCAGAAAGAAATTCCGTAGACATACTGTAGATTACTGCAACTTGTCTGTACCGTTTATCTCCTTCCTTAAGTCTAGAAATTTGTCGAATTCATGGTGTTATATCATTGTCAGTTTCATTTACTCAGTTGTTTCTTAACCAAACTGGTGGGTTATGCTATCATCTGTATAAGTTAAGAGTTATCATGTGGtgttgtttaaaaataaaattatttgcaatcTCTCCTTGTGCGTTTGGGCTGACATGCATGCAAGCAGAAGACGCACTCCGAGAGCAACTGATGTCACTGAAAATAACAGTAGAGCAACTTACTATAGTTGCTACTTTCAAGTTCCACCAcctcaaatctttcaaaatttaatgtaaataggATGAAGCATCCTATTCTTTTCTTGTGCAATATTATTGGACCAGCATGCATTATGAGGAAATTAATATGCATTCATATTAAGCATGAATGCATGATCCCCTGCGCATGGAATGGTGGACTTGTTATTTCTTATTTCATGCATTGAAGGCCAAATTTTTCATAACAATTGCAAGTTGGCTCcgttaaaaatatttgagtctAGACAAAAGTTATTTTAGTGAccctttaataatataaataaatattattaaaaagtcattgatttattttttttttaatgtccaAATTAGTGCAGATTCTCCAAacgaaatttttgttgtttaaaagaattattttctcaaattgttcttctaaaataatgttattttttatcctttttttttcttattgtgtTATTAGTTTACATTTCACTGTACATTAcctaacattaaaaaataatttgtgaaTTTAGGGAATTGAGGGGTCGACTTTTCATTTAAATGACATCTTACTATTTATTccttaatattgaaaaataattcataaacttAAAGAACTAGGAGATCTCCTCATCtaaatagaataataaaataaataaaataatttcaaataaaaaatcaacataaaatagaatttcAAAGGAtgagaggttttttttttttttggccccCTTTTTTTTAGCCCTAGGCATATGCGTTAGCCGCTTATGCCTTGCCGGCCTTGGCAACTTCTTCTAGATTCACATCTCTCAAATGACTTGGAGAACCCCCAATCTTATCATTTAACAAAATATCTGGGTTCCAATGAAATCATTTAGAGAAGGGTGGGTGTAAAATCATTAAGACTTAATTAATTGATCCATCTGAACTCGTGACAAAATACCATATCTcttaataataatgatgatgatgatgatgaagaagaagaaatcaggtGGCCTTAAACTTAATTAACTAGCCTGAATTAttcttcttttaatatttttttctttcttgaaatgaaataaattgaattgaacaGCATGATGCCTCCATTGGTAGTCATGAATGGCACCATGTAGCACAAATATTTCAGTTGATAACTGTGTCCATTGCATTAtatttcatataataataataattgttagacGCACCTAGATCACCTATCACAGAGAACCCAAAATCGTTAAGGACAGATATAAACCTCAACAGAAAATAATATACCTCTCATCAAGTTAGCATTTTCCTCGTTGGGTACACTTGATTATCTttagcgcccccccccccccccccccccccccaaaaaaaaaaaaaaagaaagaaagaaagaaagaaaaatacctTCAGATGTATCTGCCGTTCACAATCCTTCCTTCAAACGAATCAGTCATGCATAGACGAAAGCAGAAAAATTGAGTGGAACCTCACAAAGGGTGGaataaagaaagaacaaaagagaaagagagattattgcactttgcagtccacctagaaacaaaataatatgtttgaatttgattgtgaaaaaaatatagaagGCCACGATGGTGATGATAGtaataaattgaagaaaaaacaGAGGCCAAGGAAAACAGCTTTCCGAATGGGGCAAAATGAAGCCCAAACCCATGGCTTTAGACGAGAAATGGAaacactcactcactcactcactcataAAGTAAACTTTTTCAGAGGAAGAGCCATGCAAGCACTTTTTTTTAACCTCTGTGCTTAGCGACAGTGAAAGCCAAAGAGAGAAAGGCAGCCAACAACTGCACATGCGAGCCAACACAACGCAACAGCTCCGAgtattttctcttctctttcgaTTGGACAATTCTAGATTCTGATCTCTCGAGAAAGTAAacgagaaaagaaaaattaatacatGACTCATACAAAAAGGAACAGACAGTAGcaagaaatcaaatcaattaatttggattgggttTTTTAATTTGCTGTTGTCgttaaagaaaaagagaaaataataataaagagtaGCAAGAAATCAAGGTTCATCAATTGGAACAACTACCATTAGCGTTGCCACCAACATTATTGGAggagaaaagaggaaagaaagaaagagagatggggACAAAGCAACGGTGAGATATTTAAATAGGATGGCATTCtagacatttaaaaaaattaaggattATCATGTAACAAACAATTATATGGATTGATATAAGATTTAAACCTTAATGGAGGTTTCTGCAAGTAATTTCTTAAACTAGAAGtacaatatttataattatgccaaatcttaaaaataattaggatAATTCAcccaaatttttaattgaaatttttactaAAGGAGGGCCAATTAAAAGTTGCGCGAGGCAATAATTCAAAGATTCTCTCTTTGctatcttttcttttgttttagttCTGGAAGAACATGGAGGTTTGTGAAGTATTTGATATTTcagtattatttaaataaaaaatacatccCTTAATTTTGAGTATATAactgtaaaattatatttaaaattactcatttgatttgatcattttacccttttttaataattctttgGAATTAGGTACTTTCTATTTCCTCATTTGGTCAGGAGAAGAGGGAAACGTCCATCCACTTCACTTCTCTTTTGTGACTTCATACCAGACATTTGAATGTctttcattaattattttttttttctttttgattaaGAGGGTGGCTTCCAAGTCATTCACTTGTGATTTgtgaatttaatttgttttattttatgttaaaaggAAATTTGAATGACATAACAATAGTATTGTTTTATTGGTAATTCAAGAGATATTTGTCACGactcattaaaatattttaaactttgaAAACTATAAGAAGAACAACTACTCAAAtcatcataaaatattaaacttaaatttagaaCCTCAAATTTTGATGCGAAAAGAACAGCAAACGAAGGTACCATCttggagggggagagagagaatataaAACAGGAAAAGTGGTAATGGCCAACTCAACTCAAATGACATTGGGGTTTGGGCACGAGCTAGCTAGCAGTGAAGCCGCAAATTAAAGTAGGAAAGGTGGAATCTGAATCTCCCTTCCCATGCTGAATCTAGGATTCCATCGACAGCATACTGTCCAGATTAATTATTCccttctttaattaatttctctctctctctctctctctcttaaaaattaatatcaaaattaaagaaattatttattaatatagcATTCTCCATTACCATTAGGAAACCATGTTACTCCAGGTTTCATCAGTTGCAAATGGCCGGCATTAACGACAAGGTAATTGCGGCGGCGCTAGCTTGCTAGCTAGTTGCTACTAGGTAGGTAGTCTCCATCGCCATGTGCCTCTTAACTCCAGCCGTCGTTTATTATACTACTACTATTAGCAACTAAcatattaatatttcttaaattccTTCGCTCGAATCTAATGTCGGCTGGAAATCAAGATCCAAGATTTGACCCTCAATAAAGACTGTTCGTTAAGTTACAgttgttattaaaataacttCCCACTGCCAGGGGGAAAGAATCTCTCATGCAAGACAACACAGTTGGGTCACGTGCGTGCATGCAGTGCGCAAGTGCCAACTTGTCGTCtaaaatttttgatatatatatatattaaaaaaaaagccttaaaaggagggggggggggggagaaaaaAAGTGAAGCACGCACGTACGcttgttttaatttgttaagaaaaaagaaaagaaaattattataaacGACCTTGACCTTTCAAGGAGTTGAAGAGTGAGATACAATGAAATCTCTGACTAAGGTCAGTTGTCAGTGAATCAATTTTACTGATTACTCATCTTTTTGCTGTTTCCTTACAATGCATGATGAACATTAATAagttatatatcaaatttataCAACATTTTTACTTGAATATACAGTTGCGCGCaccatgttatatatatataagaaatggaTATACACATGCGCATGCATAATTCCATTATGAAAATTAGTATTTAAACAAAATTACTCTTGTACAAAAAACTCCTACTAAATTACTTGatactttatatataattgaataattataaagTAGCCTGGTTGATAGacgttttatatatataagattttatacaattaatgattttatttgttaattatccATATCTAAAGCACTTACTTCCCACACAAGAATGGAAACGAACAGACAAAAGAGCAAGGAATCTTCCTCTATGTTTGGGAACCTCACATGCATCGCCTTTTCAACTCCTTAAATATCGATGCAGGCAACGGGAGTAGACCCACCTTGCTTCACATATTCCCAGCTCTAGTTTGGAGCTTGAGCTGATCATCTCTCGTCTCATCAGTTATCAGTcgagctagctagctagattCTTGTTTACTGTCTAATTAAGTTAACCTTTTTGaatcaataatatattgttCTAAATTTCGTGCAATGGCCTGCAGGTTGATTAGTACTACCGcttgtttgtttgttattaTAGCAGTTTTGTTTTGTGGAGTGGTTTGCAGCGAAGGAAGGAGCCTGAATTTGGGAAAGGATTTGAAGTGTGAGGAGTGTTTGGTGAACCATACCGTGAAACTGGAACCCGAGGCGAGCAAATTAGACGGCCATGCAAGCCCTAGCGGCGGCCGGATGCCAATGTCGAGGCGTGGTGTATTTAGGACGATGATGGATCAAGGAAATGCGGAGTCTTTTCGACCCACCACGCCCGGTCACAGCCCTGGCATTGGTCATTCTGATCACAATAGCTAACTAACTAAGCTGCAGCTATATATAGCATTAATTATTAGttccaatattaattaattattattggcAGATTAATGTGGTAGCTAGCTAGAAGCTGCACTAGCATTCTGTACTAGGAGGGGACTGAAGACTAGCAGCTATATTCATGTAAAATGCAATTCTATCGCTTCTAGTTAGGTAGCTTGCCTTCATTATTGTACTTAAGGTGTTAATTCCAAGTTGAATTTGTAATGCTTCTGTGAAATCTATCTCTCTTAATTAATCTCATGGTGCTCGTGTTCTatgttcttaattaattaagagtcCAGATTATTCTTGTACGTACTTAAAGTATTTCGTGCATGCGTTATTTCTTTTTTGCTATCATTAAAGATGTTAATGAAACCAATGAGAAGAGGAGATTTAGACCAATATACGTATCGATCGAACAACTAAAATAGCAATAAAAGAAACGAAAAAGATCGGGTACAAACATATATTAGAGGCAGTAAGTATCTTATAGATAAATAAGTTGAAAGAAATATAAGAATGTAGTTaatgtatcctaaattgtaaaGGTAAATCTAACAAGTCTattctctttaaaaattttaattagtcatGAGAGAGTTCTTTTTACTCTATACATATCATGAAAGCCCATAAAAGTTATAAGAACTCGAGCCAAAGACCTAGAGAAAACGAAGCTCGAGGaacaaaaatccaaaaatctaAACCTAAACATAGACcaatacaaaaaagaaaaaaaaaaaaaaagagatcgccaaaaaccaaaaaataacaacaaatataattCTCCAACACAATTCTAGTGAAACAGGTCACAAGATGAAACACAAATAAACTAAACCGAAGCcttaaaaaactaaatcaagCGGAAAAATGCATTGTGGTATTATAAGTAAATCTGTCTTATTAATAACAATTTTCactttctttaaaaaaaaaaaaaaacaaacaaacaagcaaGCACCATCTCTATCTTCATCATCCTCCCTAAACAACAGAGGGGTCCCCAAAAAATAAAGTCTACTATTCTTTGAAATTCTATTCTATAACGGTTTTTTgtttaagtttatattttgttttattgtttCATTTAGACGATGAGACCTAACTTCTCATGTCCATGGATCATTTTTCAATGTTAGACAATAAATTATGAGATTTCATTTAAATAATGGGGTCCTTTTAAGTCTCCAAGTCCAtagattatttttcaatattaagcAACAAATAATAAGGTGTAATTAAATCagtaatgtaataaaaaaaataagaaataatattattttaagagtACAA from Diospyros lotus cultivar Yz01 chromosome 6, ASM1463336v1, whole genome shotgun sequence encodes:
- the LOC127803731 gene encoding precursor of CEP9-like, whose translation is MAYIKLLYACAILLVISACHEILWTEGRQLKAMGKEEQRKTEMHGSQDINSNQNQEGHHLQNNFPTRLGNAASINHVVNVAGEKYIHPIVILDKSSGFDNTFAANKDDFRPTAPGSSPGVGHSFAGQEDKTQRKGSGVSQFMAGSIRDFQPTIQGHSPGIGHLPKAQMQKEIP